AGAGGCGGGGCCTAAAGACCACCTTTGGATTCTTTACAGGGATGCAGACCCAGGGCTTCTAAACCTACTTGAGTGGTGCTCTGTACCTGGCATATCTCCCTGGGCTGGGACAGCCAGTCTCCTCTGCCAGTTTATGGTCCACGTGATGGCTTCTGTCCTGGGGGTCACTGAATGCTTCTGGGCTCTGCATTTAAACATCCAGTCAGGATGTGAGGTCAAGTCTAACAGTGCACATGACCTGCTGAGGCCTGGAGGTAAGCCAAGTCTCAACAGAGGTGTGGATACAGAGCTCACTCCAATTCTTCCCAGAATAAATAGACTTCATGTGTGTTGTTTgaagtttttgaaacagggtctcgcTTACCTGACTAGTCTTAGAACTCGTGGACCagactcctgagtactgggatggtGGACATTTGCATTGCCCTTGGCTCATGCTTTGTTGACTTGCCATGTGGTTTTCTTCTGGGAGGCATGTATGTTTAGACACTGTGGTGGCACTGCTGTTGATAGTCATTGTGCTTCCAGGCTAGGGGAGTTGGAGCCAGAAGGTGGGTTAGGTTCAGGGGTGAGGGACAAGTATGCCAGGCAGAGGAACGGTCCAGAATACTAACATGCAGAACAACAGAGCTGGGTTTGGGTGTGGGTTGAAGCATTATGTAAGAAAGGGAATGATGAGCAGTGTGACTGGTAGGCAGGGGTCACCGGATGCCAGCCCAAGAGCTTATAACTCTTGTCCTGAGGGCAAGGGCTCTGAGCTGAGAAGACTAGAAGCCtgtattttaatactttttgAGTTGTAGAGCAAGGTCAGTGGCCATGGAAGATAAGAAAGGGGATTACAGGTCAGGAGGTGAAGCTCTGGGATGTTCTGCAATTGAAAACCCTCTTGGATTTTTGATGGAGACCTGGGGTGACTTAAAAATTGTATCTTGGAAGAACTCTGAGGTGGGCGTTTTGGAAGGAGAGGAGCCAGGATTCCCATCTGCTGTGAGGCAGGATTGTTGCAGCTACTGTGATTATTGTTCCTTGACCCAGGCCTCTCAACCACCCAAGAAGTAGCACCCTAGGCTGGCCACTGTGGTACCTAGGCATTGTAGATTGTCATGGGACACCTCTACCATGGCTGGCTAAACAAGCTTACTAGGTCTAGGAACTCTGACAGCACCCACCAGAATCCATGGTCCTAAGACCACCATTTCACTGTTGGTCCTGAAACCTTAGTTATACATTTCTGAGAGTTCTCAGCCTTTCTCCGGACCCAGAATTCTATCTAGATCCTGCCTGTTTGGACCCCAGACCACTGCTTTCTCACACCAGCCACCTAACCCCAGTCTGGGGGAACTCCTTGGAAGCCACAAGAAGCCTGGCTAGGTGAGGACAGTCTGAGCCTGAGTCACCTGTGGCTAGACAGAATGCAAATGCAAGGAAATTCTCCCAGGCAGTTTCTGCACACATCTCTTCCAACCaagtccccctccctccttcccctcccccgccTCCGCCCCCAGTAGTTACCTAGGTAACTCCTGGACTTTTCTCACTGTGGGAACTCAGCCAGCTTTCTCATTGAGTCTCCTCCCCTGGCTTCTCAGCCCCGCCTCTTGTGAAGCAGCTTCTCCAATCTCCAGGCAACACTCTGGCACTGTCCCTTGTGCTGAAGCTGAGCTCACTAGGTTGTCAATTACAGGGAAGGGCTCAGGgcatccccaccccttcccactgATGGAATTAAGTCActgctccctttccttctctactTACCCCCATGACAAAGCCTGCCCCTTTGCACCCAGCGTCACACAGCTTCTTGTCTGCTCTCTATCCTATTCCCTCAGTTCCACCAGCCACCCAATTTCACTCAAGTACCCTGGCTGCCTACACTCTCCAGTCTCTGACTGCACCACCCTTCaggtctttttggtttttagaaatagggtttctctgtgtagctttggagccagagtagaccaggctggcctcaaactcaacaaagatctacctgcctctgcctcctgagtgctaggattaaaggcgtgtgctaccaacgcccagtCACCCTTCAGGTCTTAAATCACCAGCCCATTCCTTGTTTCTGTGCTTCTGGACCGTGGAAGGCTAAGGAATAACTTGAGccccaaaatctttttttttccagttttattattttaaaagtttaaaattacaACTACAGCAACTTTTGCCAGCAATTATAACACTTgtttaaaaagggggaaggggcgTGAGTttcctattttattaaaataagagaaagacaACTGTACAGTTTTTTTCTCCCAGCTCCTGAATGAGACTAAGTAGTAATCTtagatatggatatatacatatacacatatgcacacaatccTGGCTCTCTAAAGCTACCTAGCAAATTAAAAAACTGCATTTGCCTTACAGTCCActccctgcctctccccctcctcGGCAACTtagaaaaaattcaaaagtaaaagCGGTTGGAGGGGTTTTATGTGGTAGCTGGTAGAACTGAAGCAGCACCAAGCAAAGCCACATCTTatacaggaaggaaaaagaaaagaacaaaattgtCCTAGGTCACAACTCTACAAtcgtgtgaaaaaaaaaaacaagtttccaCAGGCACACTGAGGCACTTGGCTGACTCCCCACCCTCCCCCTAAGCCCAAAAATCTTGGCCAGTGTGTGCTACAAAACCATGTAAGCCAGGCGTAGTAGCCTTAAACTGCTGCTAGGCATTTGACtacaacaacaagaaaagcaagGGAGCCAGGTTGTggtgcaggcttttaatcccagcacttggaaggcagaggccggtggatctctgagtttgagggcagtctgaTCTAtatcgagttctaggacagtcagggctacacataggaaccttgtctcataaaatgaaaccaaactaaaacaaaaaaacccactatctaaaggaagaaagaaaagaaagatttggaCCCCAGAGAAGTCCCTCTGTTCATCCTTCATAAATTAGTCACCTCTCCAGGGGCTGGGAAGAAAGATGAGTCTATAAAACCTGCCGACCAATAACAAGACCATGAGATGAGCCCCAGCACATTCAAGACCATGGCAATGATGCTCTTCGGTAATCCTATTACTGGGAACAAGACAGATCCTTTgtgctcattggccagccagcctaacctaatGGGTGAATCAAAATAGCACAgggagctgggtatggtgacatgtgcttttaatcccagcactcaggaggcagaggcaggtgggcttTTGAGTTCAAGTACAGCCAGGAAAGGctgcatggtgagaccctgtcaatACAGTTGAACGTTGAAAGTggttgtggtggcatacacctataattccaacacttagAGGCTGGGGCAGGCAGGGAGATTGCTGTGAGAGGTCAAGTAGGATTGCatagttcaagggcagcctagtctacagattgcaaccctgtctcaagataaaCCACAACAAAGTCGCTAGGTTTATGCTTGTCCTCCCACTTAAAAAAGGTGAAggcaagctgggtgttggtggtgcatgcctctattTAGTGGATCTcttgttcgaggccagcctgggttacagagtgagttccaggacagccagcgctaaacagagaaaccctgtctacacagacacatacacaaagtgaaagcaggaggatcagccTTGGTTACATAGCGAATTTGAGTTCAGCATGAACTATGTGAGAGCTTgttctgtttaaaaaaacaaaacaaccaatacaggaatggagagatggttaagcAGGTTCTAGTCCATTatccacgtggtggctcacaattgcaaCTCCCGTTCCAGGAGATACACCTGTTCCCCCTCCATAGTCATAGCTTGCATTCAGTACACAGATGTTCAcagaggcaaaacatacatataaaaatttttaagccaggtggtggtggtgcatgtttttttaatcccagcacttgggaggcagagacaggtggatttctgtaagctcaaggccaggctggtctacagagttccaggccagccaaagcttcACAGAAAGAGACCCTaccttgaaaacatttttttttttttttttaaatagctggtGTGGGTACTAGGGAGACAAACCTGTACATTAAGGTGACAATCTGAATTTGACTTCTTGGGACCCATATGATGAGAGAACAGAATcctgtaagttgtcttctgacctccacaagagtGCTGTGgaatgtgtgggcacatgtgtgtaacTCCagccatggggggtgggggggagtgtgGACATGAGGGTCAGTGGGTCACCAGCACTGGGGGGGGTGTGGACATGAGGATCAGTGGGTCACCAGCACTGGGGGGGGTGTACATGAGGATCAGTGGGTCACCAGCACTGGGGCAGGAGTGTGGACATGAGGATCAGTGGGTCTTGCTGGTTGACAGTAgtctcaggttcagtgagataaaATAGAGAGTAACTCAATGTCCAAGGCAGGACGTTGGACCTCCTTGGGCCTCTGCTCTTATACAAGCGCACGGGCCTTGAATATGCTGGGCAGGTACTGTATTAGTGAGTGAAACCTCAGCTTTGGTGTTCTGAGGCATTCCTACAACCTCTGGAAACTGTTGTCCTTTAGCCTTTTTCACGGGGTAGGGTAAGTAGCCCTGCCCAGTAGAGCCTTTCCACAGAGCAGCTCACTGCAATGTGGTATGGTTGCGCCCTCTGCTGGCAGAAGGCGCTTTAAGTTGACATAATTCAACTGGTTTTATCCTGTTTAGGAAAAGGGCTAACATGGGCgtcacatgagcatgcacacacaccacacgtgagcacacacacacacacacacacacacacacacacacacacacacacacgcgcgcgcgcgcgcgcgcgcgcgcacacacacgcacacatctCACACAGTGAATAAAGCAATGGTGGGGGATGAGTTTCTGGGCTTTAGGGTTCTTTTTTCTAATGCTAGAATTCCTTTGAAAAATGGCTGATGGCTGTGCCCTGTTCTAAActcatgaatgaattaatgaatgaaccacacctctaatcccttgggaggcagaggcaggcagatctctgtttgagaccagtctggtctacagagtgagttccaggacagccagggctacacaaagaaacactgtcttgaaaaataaaacaagcaaaaaaaaaaaaaaatgaatgaatgaacactgTATGACATAGGCTAGTTAGGGACTACATGTATGAAATACGCATACAGACATCCATTCTCATGCTGTGTCTGTCTGCGTGTATGTGTTCTGGGGACCGAACCCAGAGCACTCCAGCCAGgaagcttttatttaaaattctgaagtgtgtatgtgtgcgtgcactttgcttacatgtatgcatgtacaacACCTATCTGTCTGGTCTGAGGAGAATTTGGAGTGGTTGTgtgggctgggaattgaacccacatcctctgtaagagcaacaaatgcaccatttgttggtggcgcacacctttgatctcagcacttgggaggcagaggcaggcagatctctgtgagtttgaggtcagactggtctacagagtgaattccaggacagcctccaaagctacagagaaaccctgtctcgaaaaaaacgaagaaacaaaaccaaatgctcttaactgctgagctatctctccagcccctattttgctttttgaggctTGCCTTGAAGTTACTGTATAGCTGGGGATGGTTTTGAACTCCTAACTctcttgcctttacctcccaagtgctgagatttggGATTGCAGGGTGCTCTACAatgccttttttcctttttctaaagatctccttccttcctcctcctcctcctcctcctcctcctcctcctcctcctcctcctcctcctcctcttctccttcttcttcttctttttgtggtagctcacacttttgccctaactgtcctggagcttgctatgtagaacaggctagcctctgccttcccagcgtGCAACAACAGACTCTACTCAAGGTTTTGTTGTTGAGATTGGTTCTCTTGGTAGCCCAACCTGACCGGAAACGAACTGCCAGTGTTGGTTCTGTTCTCTGACTCCAcacaatccttttttttttttttttgctaagtcTCTCAAATCTTGGGATTCCTGGTAAATCATCGTATCGAGGTGCTGTATTTTGCtcagtagggaaaaaaaaaacatgtcttaaaattgcatttattctgTGTCTGCGCAAGCGAATTTGCAGGAATCGGTTCCCATTCTTGTGGATTCCacagactgaactcaggtcacccgGCTTAGCTGCGTGTGTCTTCACTCATCGAGCCAGGGGCTTAGAGCCGTTTTTTTCAGTACTGAGCGGAAGTGGCCGCGCTCCCCAGAGGAAGGGGGCGTGGGCGTCGGTTGCCATAGCTCCCTGTCACTCTCGGGTCACGTGATCCGAGACAGCATGGCGCTGCCCACTGTGGTTTCAGCCCACGTGGTTCCGGGACCGAaaatggcggcggcggcgggcAGCCCGGCTTCGCTCGAGTCCGCTCCGCGCATCATGCGGCTGGTGGCCGAATGCAGTGGCTCCAGAGCCCGGGCGGGCGAGCTGCGGCTGCCGCACGGCACTGTGGCCACCCCGGTGTTCATGCCTGTGGGGACACAGGCCACCATGAAGGGCATCACGGCGGAGCAGCTGCACGGCCTGGGTTGCCGCCTCTGCCTGGGCAACACCTACCACCTGGGGCTGAGGCCGGTCGGTCGGTGGGTGGGCTCGACCCGGGGTGGGCGGCGGGGGCCCCCGGGCTCGGTGGGCTGACCCCCGGCCTGGCCAGGCAGCTGCGGCCGCCCCTAACGCGGCGCCTCGTCCCGGCCCCCAGGGCCCGGAGCTGATCCAGAAGGCCCGCGGCCTCCACGGCTTCATGGACTGGCCGCACAACCTCCTCACGGTGAGTCGGGCCGCCGCCCTCGGGCGCTGCTGGGGCGGGGGTCCCCTGCGGCCGGCTCCTGACAGCTTCGCGCCCGCCCCGCCCTCCAGGACAGTGGCGGCTTCCAGATGGTGTCCCTGTTCTCCCTGTCCGAGGTGACGGAGGAGGGCGTCCGCTTCCGCTCGCCCTACGACGGCCAAGAGATGCTGTTGAGCCCGGAGAGGTCCGTGCAGATCCAGAACGCCCTGGGTAAGAGAACCCTGGGGCAGAGTCGCCTTCACCCTTCCTGCAGCCTCGGCCTCATTCACCCAACTAAAATAATGATAAGGAATAGACCCTGTGTTGGGAATGCCTATTACTGTGGTTTGCCGATGTCCTGGGCTAGACCCAGCGCAgcgaacagaacagaacaaaacaaacacgtaaaaaaaaaaaatgcatgttacGGCCGCTTAGCGGGAAGATTGTTGCGGGTTCCAGGTCTGCTTGGGCTAGCCAGTAAGAACCTGTTTTCTTctgactcttttttatttattatgtatacaacattcttcttccatgtatatctgcacaccagaagagggcaccagatctcattacggatggttgtgagacaccacgtggttgctgggaattgaactcaggacctctagaagagcagctggtgctcttaacctctgagccatctccccagccccccttCTCTGACTCTTGATACCGGTAGTATAAACACAGTGCTACTAGATATgtagttgttctttttttatttgtttttgttttatatttatgtatgttgttattactttatttgttttgaaCAGGGTTTCGCTATGTAGCCTtgattggcctggaatttgctatgtagattggtagaccaggctggcctcaaatgcacagagctctgcctgtttctgcctctggagtgctgcgATCAAAGACAGATGCCAGCACACCCAGCTGTTACTGTTCTTAGTAACAAACTGAATTTAATGAAATAATGGTGGCAACAGCATGAGATAGGGATGCtttagccccccccccttttcccccTATCtggataatttatttatttatttttatcttattttttgagacagagtcctacATAGtcttgactagcctggaactcactcttaacCTCTTTAACTGAGGTTGACTTTGAATTCTCAGTCTTCCTCCCTCCATATccagagtggtgggattacagcCAAATGGCATCATACCCAGTTATAATAAGCTGGAGATCAGACCCAGGGCTCTTTGCACACTTCATAAGCACTGTACTTACTGAGTTGCATCTACAGCCCAGGACAACTTATAATATTGTATGGATTTCAAATGATGCTGGAGCCTTGGCACATGAGCTCCAattcctcccccttctccacGTACAAGTAGTAAGTTCTGTCAGGGGTTTGTGTGTGGTTCTCAGGTGGAAGCCAgggcctctcaggtgctgggcaTGGTCTCTGTCCCAGAGCCTTCTTATGGAAACTGTCTGTTATGCTAAGTGGAGCCAGAGCAGCTACGTGATGATGTTTCCTTCGGTCCTTGTATCTTCTGATCTCAGGATAAGGCTGTTCTGGTATGGtgtgctttctattgctgtagtaacaccatgaccaaaagcaacttggggaggaaagggtttaatttcaTCGTACAGGTTTTAGTCcatcactgggggattctaggcaggggctctaccactgagccatagccCTAGTTCTTGGTTTTAGACACAGGGTCTCCCTATGCTGTACTGCCTGCACTGAGGCTCAGGATCCTCTTGCTTCCTGCTGGGAGTATAGGCGTGCTCAACCATACATGGCtctgccttgtttttgtttttggagaaagaATGTAGCTTTGTTGCTCAGCCCTGGACATGACTTGTTCCCTCTAGATCTGGTATTGATGAAAGCCACCCATCCATctgtttgtgtggtttttttttttcccccctgtggCTGTGATGAGAGTCTGACCAGAGTAAGTTGAGGAGTAAAGGGTTCTTTTTGAGTGGGcatatacttccaggtcacagttgaTCATTAGCTGTTTTACTTCAagattaattattattaaattttcaagattgagtttctttgtataacagtcctggctgtcctggaacttgccttgtagaccaggctgacctcgaactcagatccacctgcctttgtctcctgagtgctggtgttaaaggagtatgccatcatgctcagcttatttttatcattttagattatgcatttgtgtgtacgtgtaagtgcaggtgcctgaggtAGTAGATTTTCCAGACCTGAAGTTATAGACAACACTGATttttctgggttctgggaatcaagctTGGGTCTTCGGGAAGAACACTGGGTGCTCTTAAGCACAAAGTCGCCTCCTCAGCCCAGAGCTAGCTTTTTCATATAGCCCAGCATCACTTGCCTATAGGTGGtgtggctcacagagactgggtCCTCCCATATCAGTCATTCATCAGGACAGTCCCACAGATTCGACCGTAAGCCAATCTTACctacaaacattttttttgtttgtttgtttttgtttttttttttagacagggtttctctgtggctttagaggctgtcctggaacttgctcttgtagaccaggatggtctcgaactcacagagatccgcctgcctctgcctcccgagtgctgggattataggtgcgcgccaccaacgcctggttcctacaaacatttttaattctggcttttctctcagatgactatgGGCTGGATAGTCTTATCTGTCTAGTTGTCCATTAGTCCTTGCATCTATTttgtctatctatttatctaaatCTGTCTCTATCTAAGCTGGGGGTGTGACCCAGCTCCTTATACATACCAAGCCAGGACTCTGCTTTTGAGACATATCCTCAGACctccaaacctttttttttttcctagacaggatttctctgtgtagccttggctgtcctggaactctctgtgtagaccaggctggcttagaactcacatagatccgcctgtctctgcctcccaagtgctgaaactaaaggtgtgcgccagtACCACCTTGTGCCTACAAACCTTTTATTTGGTAAGTCTTTGGGTGTCAGAATTCTCAGAAGGAAGCATTATGCTAAAGGTGGCTCTGGTTTATCTGTATCTTGGTGTGTGCTCTTGTGCCGCAGAGCAAGCATGGGAGACAGAGGGTTCTAGTCCTTGCGTCCAtcttgtctgagacagggtttcatggtCCAGGCTGTCATCAaactctatgtagccaagaatgacattaaattctatttttctcaaaatacatatttatctatctatttattaatttatttattttagagacagggtttctctgtgtctttggagcctatcctggaactagctcttatagaccaggctagtctcgaactcacagagatacccctgcctctgcctcccaagtgctgggatttaaggtgtgtgccaccaacacccggtttttttttttctttctctctttctttcttttttatttgagacagggtctcactgtatagccttggctgccctagatcttgctatgtagactaggttgttcttgaactcacagacatcctcccaCTTGTTTTGGGAATAAATGTATATGCCAACCATGTCTAcctgttttatttatcttatgtaacataggtgttttgcctgcatacgaGTCTGTGTACTATAGCCACcaaggctagaagaggacattggattccccaaaactggttgtgagctgccatgcaggttctgggaactaaactgggttttctggaagagtagtcaacactctttttttgtttgtttgtttgtttttcaagacagggtttctctgtagcttttggatgCTGCCTGGaaccactctgtagaccaggctggccttgaactcacagagatcttcctgcctctgcctcccaagtgctgggattaaaagcgggctctaccaccacctggcttgcagtcagtactcttaaccatagAGCCAACTCTCTAGtctctagcctcaaactcctggtTCCTCTGCATCTACTTTCTGaattctgggatcacaggcctgaaCTCCACACCCactttatgcagtgctgggaatagaacctgtggccttgtgtatgctagatAATCGCTATACCCTTGGATCTATAGCCACAGATTCTGGAGCATAATTGTAATAGTTACCTGTAAAGCTGGGCACAGTAGAGGTAGAGGCAAGGGGTCTGGGACATCCTGGGATCCATGATGATAATTTGCAGGAATCAGGGTCCTCCCTCTACCATGAGGATCCTGTGGGTTGAACTTGGGTAGTCAGACCTGGAGGAAAGCATGTTTATctatggagccatctcactggcctatgGGGTTATatgtacaaatgaaaacaaaaattttctcAGCTTCTGTGCAGCCATATTAGGATGATGACAAGAAGGTGGTGGTACCTGCAAAGGTCATCTGTGTCTTCCTGTCCCTTACCAGAGTGCCCTCTCACCCTCAGGCTCTGACATCATCATGCAGTTGGATGACGTGGTGAGCAGCACAGTGACAGGCCCCCGAGTGGAGGAGGCCATGcacaggtctgtgtgtgtgtgtgggttgtgtgtgcaCAGGAGAAGGGTTTGGGCCCTGTGGTTCCCTTCTGTCTCCCTAGCCACTAGAGGTTCTGTGATCCGACCCTTGTGCAGGTCAGTCCGCTGGCTAGACAGGTGCATTGCAGCCCATCAGCGTCAGGACAAGCAGAACCTCTTTGCCATCATCCAGGGTGGACTGAATGCCGATCTGCGGACCACTTGCCTGAAAGGTAGAGTCAGGAACTGGAGGAGGTGGGGCTGGTCCAGGCAAAGAATGATGCTTTGGCTAGCTGTTAACTGGCAAAGGATGCGACGAGTGCAAGATGCATGAGTCAGAGGCCCTAAAGCAGGGTGCAGTGGGCAGGTCTAGAAACTGGAAGTAATGGAGGCAAATACTGGTCTCAAGGTgagtctttttttctaatttgtttatcACCTttgcctgctaagccatcttgttgGCTCTTTTCACATACTTTGTTGAAATATTATGTTGCCTTCTGACAGgccttcatgtagcccaggctggccaggacCGCACCTTGTAGCAGAGGATGGTCTTGTActtatccttctgcctcctcttctgagtCCTAAAGTCACTGGCATGCATCACCAAACAGATGATGTGCTGGTGATGGGACCAAGTGCCTCACTCGCCCCACTGGGCAACCATTCTACAGCTGAGCTACACCCTTGCCCACAATGGTTTACTACATCTAAACTGCTGAGGTTTTAAAGCCGAAACCATGACCGAcacccctctttcttccttctatttctagTCTTTGTTTCTTACacttcttaaaattaattatttaatttttgagacagggtctctcacgtaacagccctggcttctctgggat
This genomic stretch from Cricetulus griseus strain 17A/GY chromosome 4, alternate assembly CriGri-PICRH-1.0, whole genome shotgun sequence harbors:
- the Qtrt1 gene encoding queuine tRNA-ribosyltransferase catalytic subunit 1 isoform X6, which translates into the protein MALPTVVSAHVVPGPKMAAAAGSPASLESAPRIMRLVAECSGSRARAGELRLPHGTVATPVFMPVGTQATMKGITAEQLHGLGCRLCLGNTYHLGLRPGPELIQKARGLHGFMDWPHNLLTDSGGFQMVSLFSLSEVTEEGVRFRSPYDGQEMLLSPERSVQIQNALGSDIIMQLDDVVSSTVTGPRVEEAMHRSVRWLDRCIAAHQRQDKQNLFAIIQGGLNADLRTTCLKEMTKRDVPGFAIGGLSGGESKEQFWKMVALSTSMLPKDKPRYLMGVGHSRAFLHALLHSDNTAALHHLTVHNIAYQLQLLSNLRSSILEQRFPDFVRNFMRTMYGDHSLCPAWAVEALASVGITLT
- the Qtrt1 gene encoding queuine tRNA-ribosyltransferase catalytic subunit 1 isoform X4 — protein: MALPTVVSAHVVPGPKMAAAAGSPASLESAPRIMRLVAECSGSRARAGELRLPHGTVATPVFMPVGTQATMKGITAEQLHGLGCRLCLGNTYHLGLRPGPELIQKARGLHGFMDWPHNLLTDSGGFQMVSLFSLSEVTEEGVRFRSPYDGQEMLLSPERSVQIQNALGSDIIMQLDDVVSSTVTGPRVEEAMHRSVRWLDRCIAAHQRQDKQNLFAIIQGGLNADLRTTCLKEMTKRDVPGFAIGGLSGGESKEQFWKMVALSTSMLPKDKPRYLMGVGYATDMVVCVALGCDMFDCVYPTRTARFGSALVPTGNLQLKKKQYAKDFSPINSECPCPTCQKHSRAFLHALLHSDNTAALHHLTVHNIAYQLQLLSNLRSSILEQRFPDFVRNFMRTMYGDHSLCPAWAVEALASVGITLT
- the Qtrt1 gene encoding queuine tRNA-ribosyltransferase catalytic subunit 1 isoform X5; translated protein: MALPTVVSAHVVPGPKMAAAAGSPASLESAPRIMRLVAECSGSRARAGELRLPHGTVATPVFMPVGTQATMKGITAEQLHGLGCRLCLGNTYHLGLRPGPELIQKARGLHGFMDWPHNLLTDSGGFQMVSLFSLSEVTEEGVRFRSPYDGQEMLLSPERSVQIQNALGSDIIMQLDDVVSSTVTGPRVEEAMHRSVRWLDRCIAAHQRQDKQNLFAIIQGGLNADLRTTCLKEMTKRDVPGFAIGGLSGGESKEQFWKMVALSTSMLPKDKPRYLMGVGYATDMVVCVALGCDMFDCVYPTRTALKKKQYAKDFSPINSECPCPTCQKHSRAFLHALLHSDNTAALHHLTVHNIAYQLQLLSNLRSSILEQRFPDFVRNFMRTMYGDHSLCPAWAVEALASVGITLT